One stretch of Candidatus Sulfotelmatobacter sp. DNA includes these proteins:
- the murD gene encoding UDP-N-acetylmuramoyl-L-alanine--D-glutamate ligase has protein sequence MNAMGTSGHFDRTDHVLVIGLGRSGRASVEVLRGRVGSIVATDEAPPERLGEALAELDAAHVPFVAPEQLAEVLPKTTVAVLSPGIPLNGALVRRVQAAGVPVFSEVEVAYRIGKAPLIAVTGTKGKTTTTALIGALLTAGGKTAHVGGNIGNALIRETAFAAPGDWVVAEVSSFQLESIRSFKPRISLITNITPDHLDRYHSMDEYAEAKFRIFANQGPQDWFVGNLDDPLVTQAPGEDNNRIKARQLWFAGEPHRNTALYLRGGKTIVYAPPTGDPRPVDIMPVSEIPLFGRHNVENVMGAILVALAAGIDVAAIREGVRAFRPLGHRLEPVAEINGVQFVDDSKATNPGAVIAALRSFEKPIVLIAGGKAKGTDFAEMGKVISSRAKAVVLIGEAADTIAAVVKRAQIERADSMDEAVERARALADSGDVVLLSPGCASFDMFRSAEHRGDAFADAVRGTDPVARAR, from the coding sequence ATGAACGCTATGGGAACCAGCGGTCACTTCGACCGCACCGATCACGTCCTGGTCATCGGCCTCGGTCGCAGCGGGCGGGCGAGCGTCGAGGTGCTGCGCGGCCGCGTCGGCTCGATCGTCGCCACCGACGAAGCGCCGCCCGAGCGGTTGGGCGAAGCGCTGGCGGAGCTCGACGCGGCGCACGTCCCGTTCGTCGCGCCCGAGCAGCTGGCCGAGGTGCTGCCGAAGACGACCGTCGCCGTCCTCTCGCCGGGCATCCCGCTCAACGGCGCGCTGGTGCGCCGGGTGCAGGCCGCCGGCGTGCCGGTGTTCAGCGAGGTCGAGGTGGCGTACCGCATCGGCAAGGCGCCGCTGATCGCCGTCACCGGGACCAAAGGCAAGACGACCACGACCGCGCTGATCGGCGCGCTGCTGACGGCGGGCGGCAAGACCGCGCACGTCGGCGGCAACATCGGCAACGCGCTGATCCGCGAAACGGCCTTCGCCGCGCCCGGAGATTGGGTCGTCGCCGAGGTCAGCTCGTTCCAGCTCGAGTCGATCCGCTCGTTCAAACCGCGCATCTCGCTGATCACCAACATCACGCCGGATCATCTCGACCGCTACCACTCGATGGACGAGTACGCCGAAGCGAAGTTCCGCATCTTCGCCAACCAAGGACCGCAGGACTGGTTCGTCGGCAACCTCGACGACCCGCTCGTCACGCAGGCGCCCGGCGAGGACAACAACCGCATCAAAGCGCGCCAACTGTGGTTCGCCGGCGAGCCGCACCGCAACACCGCGCTCTACCTGCGCGGCGGCAAGACGATCGTCTACGCCCCGCCGACCGGCGACCCGCGGCCGGTCGACATCATGCCGGTCAGCGAGATCCCGCTGTTCGGCCGCCACAACGTCGAGAACGTGATGGGCGCGATCCTGGTGGCGCTGGCGGCCGGGATCGACGTCGCGGCGATCCGCGAGGGCGTGCGCGCGTTCCGTCCGCTCGGCCATCGGCTCGAGCCGGTCGCCGAGATCAACGGCGTGCAGTTCGTCGACGACTCGAAGGCGACCAATCCCGGCGCGGTCATCGCGGCGCTGCGCTCGTTCGAGAAGCCGATCGTGCTGATCGCCGGCGGCAAGGCGAAGGGCACCGACTTCGCCGAGATGGGCAAGGTCATCAGCTCGCGCGCCAAGGCCGTCGTGCTGATCGGCGAGGCCGCGGACACGATCGCCGCGGTCGTCAAGCGCGCGCAGATCGAGCGTGCCGACTCGATGGACGAAGCGGTCGAACGTGCGCGCGCGCTGGCCGACTCGGGCGACGTCGTGCTGCTCTCGCCGGGCTGCGCCTCGTTCGACATGTTCCGTTCGGCCGAGCACCGCGGCGACGCGTTCGCCGACGCCGTGCGCGGCACCGACCCGGTCGCCCGTGCACGTTAG
- the ftsW gene encoding putative lipid II flippase FtsW — protein MHVRSIAAGAPARRARAPREQVLPRATHPADALLLGSVAFLVALGLVMVFSASSATAYAIYHDTAYYLKRQFVYLIVGLALAYAAYRVDYRKLKGIAPGLVMATCVLLVLTLIPHVGFASGGARRWLGLRALSFQPSELAKLALVLFLAAKLSSLGENVRSLSKGVVPALLVAVLLLGVPILAEPDMGTASLLIFTAFAMLFTAGARIEHLLLAAFVMIPPAILAVGSSAYKRARVFAFLDPWKDAQNTGFHIVQSLLALGSGGIFGLGLGHSRQKYFYLPEAHTDFIFAVLGEELGMLGAIVVLALFVVFAVRATVLALRAPDRFGMLLAMGCTFLIVLQAFINIGVVTSSWPVTGVPLPFISFGGTSLIVSLIAVGLIANVGRYRTR, from the coding sequence GTGCACGTTAGGAGCATCGCGGCCGGCGCGCCCGCGCGCCGCGCGCGGGCGCCGCGCGAGCAGGTGCTGCCGCGTGCGACGCACCCGGCCGACGCGCTGCTGCTCGGCTCGGTCGCGTTCCTGGTCGCGCTGGGTTTGGTCATGGTGTTCAGCGCCTCGAGCGCGACGGCGTACGCGATCTATCACGACACCGCCTATTACCTCAAGCGCCAGTTCGTCTATCTGATCGTCGGGCTCGCGCTGGCGTACGCGGCGTACCGCGTCGACTACCGGAAGCTCAAGGGGATCGCGCCGGGCCTGGTCATGGCGACCTGCGTGCTGCTGGTGCTCACGCTGATCCCGCACGTCGGCTTCGCCTCGGGCGGCGCGCGCCGCTGGCTCGGCTTGCGCGCGCTTTCCTTCCAGCCCTCGGAGCTGGCGAAGCTGGCGCTGGTGCTGTTCCTGGCCGCCAAGCTCTCGTCGTTGGGCGAGAACGTGCGCTCGCTCTCGAAGGGCGTCGTCCCGGCGCTGCTGGTCGCGGTGCTGCTGCTGGGCGTCCCGATCCTCGCCGAGCCCGACATGGGGACGGCCTCGCTGCTGATCTTCACCGCCTTCGCGATGCTGTTCACGGCCGGTGCGCGGATCGAGCACCTGCTGTTGGCGGCGTTCGTGATGATTCCGCCGGCGATTCTCGCCGTCGGCTCGTCGGCCTACAAGCGCGCGCGCGTGTTCGCGTTTCTCGACCCGTGGAAGGACGCGCAGAACACCGGCTTCCACATCGTGCAGTCGCTGCTGGCGCTGGGCAGCGGCGGGATCTTCGGCTTGGGGCTCGGGCACTCGCGCCAAAAGTACTTCTATCTCCCCGAAGCGCACACCGACTTCATCTTCGCCGTGCTCGGCGAGGAGCTGGGAATGCTCGGCGCGATCGTCGTGCTGGCCCTGTTCGTCGTCTTCGCGGTCCGCGCGACCGTTCTCGCGCTGCGCGCGCCCGATCGTTTCGGGATGCTGCTGGCGATGGGCTGCACGTTCCTGATCGTCCTCCAGGCCTTCATCAACATCGGCGTGGTGACGTCGTCGTGGCCGGTCACCGGCGTCCCGCTCCCGTTCATCTCCTTCGGCGGCACCTCGCTGATCGTCTCGCTGATCGCCGTCGGCTTGATCGCGAACGTCGGCCGGTACCGCACCCGCTGA
- a CDS encoding UDP-N-acetylglucosamine--N-acetylmuramyl-(pentapeptide) pyrophosphoryl-undecaprenol N-acetylglucosamine transferase, which produces MGRVGPALRVAFAGGGTGGHVYPALAIDDVLRAQYRPDAYQAHFFGNRDRIEAQLVTAMPITFVPSAPLQRRFSLGMLRTLALNVAGIVVALGALARFRPLMVVATGGFVCFPVVVAARILRTLRVLRCGIALLEINVTPGLTNRLLAPLVDEVWTTYAASEAWFGRKAIQTGAPVRASLQQVKDAPSARDRLGLDPDGTTIVVMGGSLGARSINEAVAALVTRRTLGDRWQVLHVSGERDYEYMQAEEREPAPGNRVVLVPYLADPADAYAAADVAITRSGASTLAELAVTGTPAILIPYPHAADGHQAHNAALFAEQGAAIVIPDAELDGDRLWWALRDILETDRLRTMRTAARSLAPRNAADAIVARIERAIPARVAGTAAANEAES; this is translated from the coding sequence ATGGGACGCGTCGGGCCGGCGCTGCGGGTCGCATTCGCCGGCGGCGGCACGGGCGGGCATGTCTATCCGGCGCTGGCGATCGACGACGTGCTGCGCGCGCAGTACCGGCCCGACGCGTACCAGGCGCACTTCTTCGGCAACCGCGACCGCATCGAGGCGCAGCTGGTGACGGCGATGCCGATCACCTTCGTCCCGAGCGCGCCGCTGCAGCGCCGCTTCTCGCTGGGGATGCTGCGCACGCTCGCGCTCAACGTCGCCGGGATCGTCGTCGCGCTCGGTGCGCTGGCGCGCTTCCGGCCGCTGATGGTGGTCGCCACCGGCGGCTTCGTCTGCTTTCCGGTCGTCGTCGCGGCGCGCATCCTGCGCACGCTGCGCGTGCTGCGCTGCGGGATCGCGCTGCTCGAGATCAACGTCACGCCCGGCTTGACCAACCGGCTGTTGGCGCCGCTGGTCGACGAGGTGTGGACCACCTACGCCGCCTCGGAGGCGTGGTTCGGACGCAAGGCGATCCAGACCGGCGCGCCGGTGCGCGCGTCGCTGCAGCAGGTCAAGGACGCGCCCAGCGCGCGCGACCGGCTCGGACTCGATCCCGACGGCACGACGATCGTCGTGATGGGCGGCAGCCTAGGCGCGCGCTCGATCAACGAGGCGGTCGCGGCGCTGGTGACGAGGCGCACCCTGGGCGATCGCTGGCAGGTGCTGCACGTCAGCGGCGAACGCGACTACGAATACATGCAGGCCGAAGAGCGTGAACCGGCGCCGGGCAACCGGGTCGTGCTCGTGCCCTATCTGGCCGATCCCGCCGATGCGTATGCCGCCGCCGACGTCGCGATCACCCGTTCGGGCGCCTCGACGCTGGCGGAGCTGGCCGTGACCGGGACGCCGGCGATCTTGATCCCGTATCCGCACGCCGCCGACGGGCACCAGGCGCACAACGCCGCGCTGTTCGCCGAACAGGGCGCGGCGATCGTCATCCCCGACGCCGAGCTCGACGGCGACCGGCTGTGGTGGGCGCTGCGGGACATCCTCGAGACCGACCGGCTGCGCACCATGCGGACGGCCGCGCGCTCGCTGGCACCGCGCAACGCGGCCGATGCGATCGTGGCCCGCATCGAGCGAGCGATTCCCGCGCGGGTGGCCGGCACGGCCGCCGCGAACGAGGCCGAGTCGTGA
- the murC gene encoding UDP-N-acetylmuramate--L-alanine ligase — MKEAAYHLVGVGGIGMSAIARLLRARGAHVSGSDVRRTPLIEALESEGVQIAIGHREENLGDAPTVVVSSAIARDNPEFVAAVDRRLRIVTRGAMLAELAQGQKLVAVGGTHGKTTTTAMLASIFEQAGYDPTVVVGGIRVDTGDNARAGAGQWFVTESDESDGSFLHLSPTIAIVTNVENDHIASDAELPKLLEQFVLFANKVPAHGRVLVGNDNRGSVVVGKQARAPVTTFATRAEADLTVTDVRYVDLGSRFTVCELGAPLGELELLVPGEINVQNALAAMGAARAAGIPFDAVARALAGFHGVQRRFEIVGRGALTVVDDYAHHPTAIRETIAAARRFAHNKPIIVAFQPHRYSRTTYLKDDFAAALATADRVVLAPIYAASEAPIAGVSARSIGEPLAAGGTPVAYVDEVDALLDAIPREAPDGALVLMLGAGSISAVAHRLGERVDAAFAR, encoded by the coding sequence GTGAAGGAAGCCGCGTACCATCTCGTCGGCGTCGGCGGGATCGGAATGAGCGCGATCGCGCGGCTGTTGCGCGCGCGCGGCGCGCACGTGAGCGGTTCCGACGTTCGTCGCACGCCGCTGATCGAAGCGCTCGAAAGCGAAGGCGTGCAGATCGCCATCGGCCATCGCGAAGAGAACCTCGGCGACGCGCCGACGGTCGTCGTCTCGTCGGCGATCGCGCGCGACAATCCCGAGTTCGTCGCCGCCGTCGACCGCCGGCTGCGGATCGTGACCCGCGGTGCGATGCTGGCCGAGCTGGCGCAAGGACAGAAGCTCGTCGCCGTCGGCGGCACGCACGGCAAGACGACGACGACCGCGATGCTGGCGTCGATCTTCGAGCAGGCCGGCTACGACCCGACCGTCGTGGTCGGCGGGATTCGCGTCGACACCGGCGACAACGCGCGCGCCGGCGCCGGACAATGGTTCGTCACCGAGAGCGACGAGTCCGACGGCTCGTTCCTGCACCTGAGCCCGACCATCGCGATCGTCACCAACGTCGAGAACGATCACATCGCCTCGGACGCCGAGCTGCCCAAGCTGCTCGAGCAATTCGTGCTGTTCGCCAACAAAGTGCCCGCGCACGGCCGCGTGCTGGTCGGCAACGACAACCGCGGCAGCGTCGTGGTCGGCAAACAGGCGCGCGCGCCGGTGACGACGTTCGCCACGCGCGCCGAGGCCGATTTGACGGTCACCGACGTGCGGTACGTCGACCTGGGCTCGCGCTTCACCGTCTGCGAGCTGGGCGCGCCGCTGGGCGAGCTGGAGCTGCTCGTGCCCGGCGAGATCAACGTCCAGAACGCGCTGGCGGCGATGGGCGCGGCGCGTGCGGCCGGGATCCCGTTCGACGCGGTCGCGCGCGCGCTGGCCGGTTTCCACGGCGTGCAGCGGCGCTTCGAGATCGTCGGCCGCGGCGCGCTGACCGTCGTCGACGACTACGCGCACCATCCGACGGCGATTCGCGAGACGATCGCGGCGGCGCGCCGCTTCGCGCACAACAAACCGATCATCGTCGCCTTTCAACCGCATCGCTACAGCCGCACGACCTACCTCAAGGACGATTTCGCGGCGGCGCTCGCGACCGCCGACCGCGTCGTGCTGGCGCCCATCTACGCCGCCTCCGAAGCGCCGATCGCCGGCGTGAGCGCGCGCTCGATCGGCGAACCGCTGGCGGCGGGCGGCACGCCGGTCGCGTACGTCGACGAGGTCGACGCGCTGCTGGACGCGATTCCCCGCGAGGCGCCCGACGGTGCGCTCGTGCTGATGCTCGGCGCCGGTTCGATCTCCGCGGTCGCGCACCGGTTGGGCGAGCGGGTCGACGCCGCGTTCGCGCGGTGA
- the murB gene encoding UDP-N-acetylmuramate dehydrogenase — MKTVPLLDEADRDALRATFGERARFDASLADYTWWKIGGPADALLDVETSDELAVVLAHVRRRRLPMFVLGAGSNLLIGDGGIRGVVLRLGGAFAALDVRADGDGVTVAAGGSASLPALCAQVAGLGGVGVDGLAGIPASVGGAIRMNAGTDREIGEFAREVVVQTPAQPQPHAIPVGWKYRETSIPLDAIVARATLRFERGDPAAVRERLQSRLVRRKATQPVAIPNSGSCFRNPPGDHAGRLIEAVGAKGWREGGAEVSPLHANFIVNTGGASACDVATLLARVRRAVDERFGVALHLEVHLVGEFTAN, encoded by the coding sequence GTGAAGACGGTCCCGCTGCTCGACGAGGCCGATCGCGACGCGTTGCGCGCGACGTTCGGTGAGCGCGCGCGGTTCGACGCGTCGCTGGCCGACTACACGTGGTGGAAGATCGGGGGTCCCGCCGACGCGCTGCTCGACGTCGAGACCAGCGACGAGCTGGCGGTCGTGCTCGCGCACGTGCGGCGGCGCCGGCTGCCGATGTTCGTGCTCGGCGCAGGGTCGAATCTGCTGATCGGTGACGGCGGGATTCGCGGGGTCGTGCTGCGGCTCGGTGGCGCCTTCGCCGCGCTCGACGTTCGCGCCGACGGCGACGGCGTCACGGTCGCCGCCGGCGGAAGCGCCTCGCTCCCGGCGCTGTGCGCCCAGGTCGCCGGCCTCGGCGGCGTCGGCGTCGACGGCCTGGCGGGGATCCCGGCCAGCGTCGGCGGCGCGATCCGGATGAACGCCGGGACCGACCGCGAGATCGGCGAGTTCGCCCGCGAGGTCGTGGTGCAGACGCCGGCGCAGCCGCAGCCGCACGCGATTCCGGTCGGCTGGAAGTACCGCGAGACCTCGATTCCGCTCGACGCGATCGTCGCCCGAGCCACGCTGCGCTTCGAGCGCGGCGACCCGGCGGCGGTGCGGGAGCGGCTGCAGTCCCGGCTCGTCCGCCGCAAGGCGACCCAGCCGGTCGCGATCCCCAACTCGGGCTCGTGCTTCCGCAACCCGCCCGGCGATCACGCCGGCCGGCTGATCGAAGCAGTCGGGGCCAAGGGCTGGCGCGAAGGCGGGGCCGAAGTGTCCCCCTTGCACGCCAACTTCATCGTCAACACCGGCGGCGCGTCGGCATGCGACGTCGCCACGCTGCTGGCCCGGGTCCGCCGGGCCGTCGACGAACGGTTCGGCGTCGCCCTCCACCTCGAAGTCCACCTCGTCGGAGAGTTCACGGCCAACTGA
- a CDS encoding D-alanine--D-alanine ligase, translating into MPLRVAVVMGGPSAERDVSIQSGTGVMRALASLGYDARSLDFDARFVDAIREIEPDVVFNALHGTGGEDGQIQGILDWLRIPYTGSGLCACALAMDKHLTKKLLAAEGLPTPAWDVFDLTGGTLPLLPGSLNLPLVVKPRSSGSSAGVSIVRTHEAWSKAMVDAAERMPEVIAEEYVAGREFSCGVLGEEALPVVEIVSTDEFYSYDAKYKPGGSRHLVPAPIDHDLTARLQNLALTVHRLLGLRDISRTDFIVTKEGRPTILEINALPGMTPTSLVPDEAAQIGVSYEALVDRLVHYALGRQLESATP; encoded by the coding sequence ATGCCACTGCGAGTCGCTGTCGTCATGGGCGGTCCCAGCGCGGAGCGCGACGTCTCGATCCAATCCGGGACCGGCGTGATGCGCGCGCTGGCGTCGCTCGGCTACGACGCGCGTTCGCTCGACTTCGACGCGCGCTTCGTCGACGCGATCCGCGAGATCGAGCCCGACGTCGTCTTCAACGCGCTGCACGGCACCGGCGGCGAGGACGGCCAGATCCAAGGCATCCTCGATTGGCTGCGCATCCCGTACACGGGCAGCGGCCTGTGTGCGTGCGCGCTGGCGATGGACAAGCACCTGACCAAGAAGCTGTTGGCGGCCGAAGGGCTGCCGACGCCGGCCTGGGACGTGTTCGATCTCACCGGCGGAACGCTGCCGCTGCTGCCCGGTTCGCTGAACTTGCCGCTGGTCGTGAAGCCGCGATCGAGCGGCTCGAGCGCCGGCGTCTCGATCGTGCGCACGCACGAAGCGTGGTCGAAGGCGATGGTCGATGCGGCGGAGCGGATGCCCGAGGTCATCGCCGAGGAATACGTCGCCGGCCGCGAGTTCTCGTGCGGCGTCCTGGGCGAGGAGGCGCTGCCGGTCGTCGAGATCGTCTCGACGGACGAGTTCTACAGCTACGACGCGAAGTACAAGCCCGGCGGTTCGCGCCATCTGGTCCCCGCGCCGATCGACCACGACTTGACCGCGCGGTTGCAGAACCTCGCGCTCACCGTCCACCGTCTGCTGGGCTTGCGCGACATCTCGCGCACGGATTTCATCGTCACCAAAGAAGGCCGTCCGACGATCCTGGAGATCAACGCGCTGCCGGGGATGACGCCGACCAGCCTCGTCCCCGACGAAGCCGCGCAGATCGGCGTTTCGTACGAAGCGCTGGTCGATCGCCTCGTCCACTACGCGTTGGGCCGTCAGCTCGAGTCCGCGACCCCCTAG